A genomic window from Anthocerotibacter panamensis C109 includes:
- the metH gene encoding methionine synthase, giving the protein MPSKFLELLNERVLVFDGAMGTNIQNLDLTPDDFGGKDLEGCNEHLVLSAPWAISTIHRSFLEAGADVIETDTFGSTALVLAEYNIAHLAYELNFKAAQLAKEAALAFSTPAQPRFVAGSMGPTTKAPTLGHISYRALVQEYYQQALGLLDGGVDLFIVETCLDLLQTKAALNGIFQVFEERKVKLPVVASLTFELVNGGKMLVGSDISTAVAALSPYPIDVLGLNCATGPDHMSEQIRYLANHSPFAISCIPNAGMPEVIDGHTHYHLTPEEMVTKVGGFVKELGVNIVGGCCGTTPDHIRALANAVRHLTPKPRHPEIIHAATSLYNIAPFQMNPGPVMVGERLNANGSKQFKEYLIAADWDGMAAMAREQEKEGAHLLDVCVDYVGRDGVKDMYTLIERLKTSVTVPLMVDSTEIPVLKTALEQLGSRAVVNSINLEDGEERMARLLPICREFGAAVVALTIDEDREAGMAKTAHRKLSIARRIHDLAVHKYAMKSEDLIFDPLTFTLATGNADDRRLGLETLEGIRLIKEHLPGVKTILGLSNISFGLKPKVRHVLNSVYLYYALQSGLDMAIVHASKILPIYRISDTEKELHRRLIFDDWVEGDPLHNLLNYYSANEGTTQATRTDSMAQKPVEERLTQRIIDGNRVNLNADLQAAMDKGHAPLKIINEFLLEGMKVVGELFGSGQMQLPFVLQSAETMKSAVAYLEPFMEKNEGSQKGTLVLATVKGDVHDIGKNLVNIILTNNGYQVHDLGIKQPVEEIIQAIHTYKPDAVGMSGLLVKSTVIMKENLQIFNERGITLPVILGGAALTRRFVEKDCQEVYKGRVAYGLDAFVGLHFLDRLMQTKAKGQWSDTLGFLDGTSAPVPASDSAPALRSEKVQRRKRLLGVRSKVSLDIERPTPPFWGSRVLGPEQLDLAEVFQFLDLKALVAGQWQFRKTKDQTREEYEQLVQERMLPILEHWKTRSLQEHLLAPAIAYGYFPCQAHEDELLVYSLRSFACYHQTGDPTKLQVAVRFRFPRQLGQEHQCISDFYSPVGSQQVDVLPLQAVTSGEIASQKAQELYQANNYSDYLYFFGLSVQTAEALADWVHARIRRELGIAGKDSPDMARLINQGYQGSRYSFGYPACPNIADQSKLLYLLRAGRIHLKMDESLQLYPEQSTTALVAYHPEARYFSA; this is encoded by the coding sequence GCATCTTGCCTACGAATTGAATTTCAAAGCTGCCCAACTCGCCAAAGAAGCTGCCCTAGCGTTCTCTACCCCGGCCCAACCGCGCTTTGTCGCCGGGTCGATGGGGCCGACCACCAAAGCGCCGACGCTGGGCCATATCAGCTATCGGGCTTTAGTTCAGGAATATTATCAGCAAGCTTTGGGCCTCTTGGATGGCGGGGTAGACCTTTTTATCGTCGAGACCTGCCTGGACTTGCTCCAAACCAAGGCTGCCCTCAACGGGATCTTCCAAGTCTTTGAAGAGCGCAAGGTGAAGCTTCCGGTCGTCGCTTCTTTGACTTTTGAATTGGTCAACGGCGGTAAGATGCTAGTCGGCTCGGATATCAGCACGGCGGTAGCGGCCCTCAGCCCCTATCCGATTGATGTGTTGGGCCTCAACTGCGCCACCGGACCCGACCACATGTCCGAGCAGATTCGCTACCTCGCCAACCACTCGCCCTTCGCTATCTCCTGTATCCCCAACGCAGGCATGCCGGAGGTCATTGACGGTCACACCCACTACCACCTCACCCCAGAGGAAATGGTCACCAAAGTCGGGGGCTTCGTCAAAGAATTGGGGGTGAATATCGTGGGCGGCTGCTGCGGCACGACCCCGGACCACATCCGCGCCCTCGCCAACGCAGTGCGCCATCTCACCCCGAAGCCCCGCCACCCGGAAATTATCCACGCCGCGACTTCGCTCTACAATATCGCTCCTTTCCAGATGAATCCCGGCCCGGTCATGGTCGGAGAACGGCTCAATGCCAATGGTTCCAAGCAGTTCAAGGAATATTTGATCGCAGCTGATTGGGATGGGATGGCGGCTATGGCCCGCGAACAGGAAAAAGAGGGTGCTCATCTGTTGGATGTCTGCGTGGACTATGTGGGCCGCGACGGGGTAAAAGACATGTACACCCTGATCGAACGGCTCAAAACATCGGTCACCGTGCCCCTGATGGTGGACTCCACGGAGATCCCCGTGCTCAAGACGGCCTTAGAACAACTCGGGTCGCGCGCTGTGGTCAACTCGATCAACCTAGAGGACGGCGAGGAGCGTATGGCCCGCCTCCTGCCCATTTGCCGGGAATTTGGTGCAGCGGTGGTAGCCCTGACGATTGACGAGGACCGCGAGGCAGGGATGGCGAAAACAGCCCACCGCAAACTCAGCATCGCCCGCCGCATCCACGATTTAGCCGTCCATAAATATGCGATGAAATCCGAAGACCTGATCTTCGACCCGCTGACTTTTACCCTAGCCACCGGAAACGCCGATGACCGCCGCCTCGGGCTAGAAACGCTCGAGGGGATTCGCCTGATCAAAGAGCACCTCCCTGGCGTCAAGACAATCCTCGGCCTCTCCAATATCTCGTTTGGCCTCAAGCCCAAAGTCCGCCACGTCCTCAACTCGGTCTATCTCTATTACGCCTTGCAAAGTGGGCTAGATATGGCGATTGTCCACGCCTCCAAGATCCTGCCTATCTACCGCATTTCCGACACCGAAAAAGAACTACACCGCCGCTTGATCTTCGACGATTGGGTGGAAGGCGACCCGCTGCACAACCTGCTCAACTACTACAGCGCCAACGAGGGTACCACTCAGGCTACCCGCACCGACAGCATGGCTCAAAAGCCCGTCGAGGAACGCCTCACCCAACGCATTATCGACGGCAACCGGGTCAACCTCAATGCTGACCTGCAAGCAGCGATGGACAAGGGCCACGCCCCGCTCAAGATCATCAATGAGTTCTTGCTAGAGGGGATGAAAGTAGTCGGGGAACTGTTTGGCAGTGGTCAGATGCAGTTGCCCTTCGTGCTCCAATCCGCCGAGACGATGAAATCCGCTGTCGCCTATCTCGAACCCTTCATGGAGAAAAACGAAGGTTCTCAAAAGGGCACCCTCGTCCTCGCCACAGTCAAAGGCGACGTGCACGACATCGGTAAAAATCTGGTCAATATCATCTTGACCAACAACGGCTACCAAGTACACGACTTGGGCATCAAGCAGCCAGTTGAGGAGATCATCCAAGCCATTCACACCTACAAGCCTGACGCCGTGGGCATGAGCGGTCTTTTGGTCAAATCGACGGTGATCATGAAGGAGAACCTCCAGATCTTCAACGAACGGGGTATCACGCTGCCGGTCATTCTTGGCGGAGCAGCCCTGACCCGCCGCTTTGTGGAGAAGGACTGTCAGGAGGTCTACAAGGGCCGGGTCGCCTATGGTCTGGATGCTTTTGTGGGGTTACATTTCCTGGACCGTTTGATGCAGACCAAGGCCAAGGGACAGTGGTCGGATACCCTGGGCTTCCTGGATGGCACGAGCGCCCCAGTCCCCGCCTCGGATAGTGCCCCCGCCCTGCGCTCAGAGAAGGTCCAGCGGCGCAAGCGGTTGTTGGGGGTCCGCTCCAAAGTTTCCCTGGATATCGAACGGCCTACCCCGCCTTTTTGGGGTAGTCGCGTCCTCGGTCCTGAACAGTTAGACCTCGCCGAAGTATTCCAATTCCTCGATCTCAAAGCACTCGTCGCCGGTCAGTGGCAGTTTCGCAAGACCAAAGACCAGACGCGGGAGGAATACGAACAACTCGTTCAAGAGCGGATGCTGCCGATCTTAGAGCACTGGAAGACGCGCTCACTCCAGGAGCATTTGCTAGCTCCGGCGATTGCCTACGGCTACTTTCCCTGTCAAGCCCACGAAGATGAGCTGTTGGTCTACAGCCTCAGATCCTTCGCCTGCTACCATCAGACCGGTGACCCGACCAAGCTCCAAGTGGCGGTGCGCTTCCGGTTCCCGCGCCAATTGGGGCAGGAGCATCAGTGCATCAGTGATTTTTATAGCCCGGTGGGTTCGCAGCAGGTGGATGTGTTGCCGCTCCAGGCGGTGACCTCAGGGGAGATCGCTTCGCAAAAAGCGCAGGAGCTATACCAAGCCAATAACTATTCGGACTATCTCTACTTCTTTGGGCTCTCGGTCCAGACGGCGGAGGCGTTGGCAGATTGGGTCCACGCCCGGATTCGTCGGGAGTTGGGCATCGCCGGTAAAGATAGCCCGGACATGGCCCGCCTCATCAATCAGGGCTATCAGGGTTCGCGCTACTCTTTTGGCTACCCTGCCTGTCCGAATATTGCCGACCAAAGCAAGTTACTTTATCTGTTGCGAGCGGGGCGTATTCACCTAAAGATGGACGAGAGTCTGCAACTCTATCCAGAGCAGTCCACCACAGCCTTGGTCGCCTATCACCCGGAGGCTCGGTATTTCAGTGCGTGA